In candidate division KSB1 bacterium, the genomic stretch GGGCCGCAAAGCTGACAATCTTCAGCAAGGCGAGCTTCATGGCACTGCACACCGGTTTAGAAGGCCCAACTCGCACCTTGCAGCGGATTGGAGTCCTTTGCGCCGGGAAATGTGGCAACGGGGAATCTCGAGGCGGGAAAAGAGCAGGCCGGGGGAATTGCGGCGGTGCGAAACCTTACGGTTTGCGAATGCCAGCGACGGGCTTCAGTAGAGTTTGCGAAGCTCTGCGCCGCGAAAATAGTGCTGCACGATTTCTTCCGCGCGATAACCGGTAAGCGCCATCACCGCGGCGCCGATCTGGCACAAGCCGACACCGTGTCCCCACCCTGCGCCGTGCAGCGTAAACCGCAGTGGCAGGCCGCGGCGGTCGCGCTCCGTCCTGACGATGAACGCCGAGCTGTAGAGATGGCTGGGCGACAGCCAGCGGCGGATCTCCAGCTCCTTGCCCACCACCAGCGTTTGCGCGCTGCCCACGATTTTCAATTTCACCAGCCGGCCGGAGAGGCCGCGCTGCACCGGCACGAGATCGTGCAGCACGCCGAAGTGCAAGCCCGATTTCTTTTGCAGAATCTGCTCGAGCTGTTCGCGCTCATATGTCACCTGCCAGCGAAAGAAATCCGTGGTTTCCTGATCGAACGACGGCAGGATTTGTTGCAGAATCCTGCCGTCGGTGGTGTTGCAGAAGGCTTCTGGTTGGGAGAGAATCCATTGTTCCGCCTCGGCCTCACTGCGCAATGGCGGGTGGGGCTGCCGCGCATCCGCGATGCACTGCAGATAAGGCACCGGTGTGTCCTCCCAGGCATTTTCGAAGTTCTCGCTCAAGCCGCCGCAGGCCTTCGAAAAACGCGCATCACAGATTTCATTTTCATAAACCAGAAAGACGCCGGCGGTGTCCTGCACGGCCGCGGCCGCCGCCGGTGTAATGATCTTGGTCACCCCCTGATAGCGCTGGCAATGATCATCGGCGCACACGTCATACAGGTCATGATCCTCGCGATCGTACCAGCGGATCAGCTCACCCGGCATGGTCAGCGTGTGCGCGGATGAGCGGCCATGCCGCCTTTGCCGCTGTTCGCGCTCGAGCATCGCCACCAGCCAACTGCGGGAAGTGATGGCGTGCGCCCGCAGCAACTCCAGCGGCGCGGTGGCGCTCATCTCCGAAGAAATCACGCTGGCGAGATAGTCTTCCACAGAGATTTCGTTGATCGCGGCCAGTGTGCCGTCCCCGCGCGCCACCAGCAGCAGATCGCCGCGGAAAGTCTGGTTTTCCCTGCGTTCCCAGTGAAAAGCGATGCCGATGATGACATCATGCAGCGTGAAGGTGGCGGCGGCCGCGCTGCGGCAGTGGATCACCGGCGCGCTCAGCCGGATTTCGCCGTTGCCGCTCTCGAGCACGACCGCACCGTTTTTCACAACCGCAACGAAGGCGCCCTGACACGGCCGGCCATCAGGCAGGGTAAAAACGGCATTGAAAGCACCGCGCACCTGCTGCTGGTGATCGAGCACACCGACTTTGAGGCGGAGTTCGCTGGTAATCATATGCGCGCCAGGATTTGATGCATGACTTCCGGGGAGATGGAAACTTCGCGATAAATTTCCGCCACCAGCTCCGCCTCCACCTGCCGGAAGTCTTTCTCAATGGGGGTGATGATCAGCCCGCCCATATCCACCGCTGCCGGGCTGATGAGAATTCTGTCTTCGCCTTCGCGATAGAACACCTGCGGCCGGTGTTTGCGGCGGGGGAAGAGCAGAACGTGATAAAGCTCATCTTCATAAAAACAGATGGCATTCAGCATGGGCTCATGATCGACCGGCAGCACGGCCTGCATCGCCGCCAAAGTGCGGCGCCACACGGCCGCCAGTGCGGCGGCCTCGAAGCCGGTGAGCAGCAGCACCTCGCGGCCAAAACCCTGCAATTTGTGCAGCGCAACCCCCTGCAGGCTTTTCACCAACAAACGGCGCGCGGGTTCATACATCTGGGTTTCCACGGGAATCACCCGTCGCGGACAGGCCTGAAAATGCAAATGATCCGGCGCGGAAGCGCCGCATTTCGGGCCATTGTAAAACACGGTGAAA encodes the following:
- a CDS encoding DUF4922 domain-containing protein, which translates into the protein MQSHRFFAKYGAEQHSPALSRLALDLLDQQQATWPQLHEGYRGLANVQLRDLNHHEYAVRLQFNPRRVVSSGAKVDARSIEARPCFLCLENLPPQQQGILYHDDFLVLCNPAPIFPQHYTISHLQHQPQALAGRVETLLQLTRDFSPSFTVFYNGPKCGASAPDHLHFQACPRRVIPVETQMYEPARRLLVKSLQGVALHKLQGFGREVLLLTGFEAAALAAVWRRTLAAMQAVLPVDHEPMLNAICFYEDELYHVLLFPRRKHRPQVFYREGEDRILISPAAVDMGGLIITPIEKDFRQVEAELVAEIYREVSISPEVMHQILARI
- a CDS encoding SpoIID/LytB domain-containing protein, whose product is MITSELRLKVGVLDHQQQVRGAFNAVFTLPDGRPCQGAFVAVVKNGAVVLESGNGEIRLSAPVIHCRSAAAATFTLHDVIIGIAFHWERRENQTFRGDLLLVARGDGTLAAINEISVEDYLASVISSEMSATAPLELLRAHAITSRSWLVAMLEREQRQRRHGRSSAHTLTMPGELIRWYDREDHDLYDVCADDHCQRYQGVTKIITPAAAAAVQDTAGVFLVYENEICDARFSKACGGLSENFENAWEDTPVPYLQCIADARQPHPPLRSEAEAEQWILSQPEAFCNTTDGRILQQILPSFDQETTDFFRWQVTYEREQLEQILQKKSGLHFGVLHDLVPVQRGLSGRLVKLKIVGSAQTLVVGKELEIRRWLSPSHLYSSAFIVRTERDRRGLPLRFTLHGAGWGHGVGLCQIGAAVMALTGYRAEEIVQHYFRGAELRKLY